One region of Tistrella mobilis genomic DNA includes:
- a CDS encoding sarcosine oxidase subunit delta yields MLLIHCPYCGETLPEPEFVYAGEAHIARPDPATATDDAWRDFLFIRNNIRGPHFERWRHVHGCGRFFNAVRDTVSDRFLATYRVGDPRPDPASLKEGAE; encoded by the coding sequence ATGCTTCTGATCCACTGCCCCTATTGCGGCGAAACCCTGCCCGAGCCGGAATTCGTCTATGCGGGCGAGGCCCATATCGCCCGGCCCGACCCCGCCACGGCCACCGACGACGCCTGGCGCGACTTCCTGTTCATCCGCAACAACATCCGCGGGCCCCATTTCGAACGCTGGCGCCATGTCCATGGCTGCGGCCGGTTCTTCAACGCGGTGCGCGACACGGTGAGCGACCGGTTTCTTGCCACCTACCGGGTCGGCGATCCCCGCCCGGATCCTGCGAGCCTGAAGGAGGGCGCGGAATGA